In Sphingopyxis macrogoltabida, the sequence TTGATCGTCAGCCCGACATGCACCGTGCCCATCAGGAACAGGTTCGGGAAATTATGGACGAGCACCCCGTGCAGCGAGCGCGCGCCGTCGCGCCAATGATCGCGCAGCGTGATCCCGCCGCGTCCCGCAAGTTCGTACCCCTTGCGTTCGGACAGGTCGCTCGCGAAACCCGAGGCGAAGATGATCGCATCGGCGGGATATTCGGTGCCGTCGACGACAAAGCCCGTCGCGGTCAGGCGTTCGAGCCCCGCCGGGCCGCTGACGTCGATCAGTTCGACATTGTCGCGGTTGAACGCCGGCAGGTAGAGGTCGTTGAAGGTCGGCCGCTTGCAGAAATAGCGGTACCATGGCTTCAGCAATTCGGCCGCGCTCGCCTTGCTCACCGTGCGGTCGACCCGCGCGCGGATCTTCTCCATGTAACGAAGGTCGGCGCGCTCGGCCGCCTCCGCCGCGGCTTCGGCCGAAACCTCGTTCCCGCCCTTATCGCCGCCATAGACGCTCGCCAGTTCGGCGGTCGCGTGCGTCCAGCCGTCGTCGACCAGGTCCTCGTCCTGCTTTCCGCCGAGAACCAATGTCGAATAGTTGAGCATCCGCCGGTCCTGCCAGCCGGGTTCGAGCGACGCCGCCCAGTCGGGATCGGTCGGCCGGTTCAGCCGCTCGCCGACCACCACCGGCGTGCGCTGGAGGACATAGAGATGCTCGGTCGAGGGCGCGATATAGGGGACAAGCTGCACCGCCGACGCCCCGGTCCCGACGACCGCCACGCGCTTGCCTTCGAGCTTGACGCAGTCGCCCGCGTGGCTGCCCCCGGTATAGTCATAGTCCCAGCGGCAGCTATGGAAGACATGCCCCGAAAATTCGTCGAGCCCCGGCAGGTCGGGGAGTCGCGGCTGGTCCTGC encodes:
- a CDS encoding flavin-containing monooxygenase; its protein translation is MLDDPQTSPEPDLDRARAKYAAERDRRSGRRNRTAYQTPGSGIAIDLRDTYIPRIEREVRNEAVDAVVIGAGFAGLIVAIEMKKCGIGPIRIVDTAGDFGGVWYWNRYPGAQCDVESYIYLPFLEETGYIPKEKYSHQPEILEHAQRLGRHFDLYRDALFHTGVTDVRWSDGDRWTVATDRGDTIRSNFVVMAGGGQDQPRLPDLPGLDEFSGHVFHSCRWDYDYTGGSHAGDCVKLEGKRVAVVGTGASAVQLVPYIAPSTEHLYVLQRTPVVVGERLNRPTDPDWAASLEPGWQDRRMLNYSTLVLGGKQDEDLVDDGWTHATAELASVYGGDKGGNEVSAEAAAEAAERADLRYMEKIRARVDRTVSKASAAELLKPWYRYFCKRPTFNDLYLPAFNRDNVELIDVSGPAGLERLTATGFVVDGTEYPADAIIFASGFASDLSERKGYELAGRGGITLRDHWRDGARSLHGVLVHNFPNLFLMGTVHVGLTINYTEMMLRQGRHIARTIELLRARGFDEIEATAEAEDAYVEEIVAAREADVAFHASCTPGYFNNEGMPVQRGKGLTDTVYAGGLFAWLDMVTDWREARDFAGAELR